The following are encoded in a window of Mycobacteroides chelonae CCUG 47445 genomic DNA:
- a CDS encoding DUF4345 domain-containing protein — protein MDKVLKYLAILTGVICVAIGLYHLIGGPGTVIGGGAVTASTDSQERFFSGLFAVYGAAWIWVARRSPIPGTAIRFLAAGLLVGGLGRVASLIDSGQPHPFWIVMLAVEILIPALFFVIAGADEKAR, from the coding sequence GCTCAAATACCTGGCGATTCTGACCGGCGTGATCTGCGTGGCCATCGGCCTCTATCACCTCATTGGGGGCCCGGGAACCGTCATCGGCGGGGGAGCTGTCACCGCGAGCACCGACAGTCAGGAGCGCTTCTTCTCCGGGTTGTTCGCCGTCTACGGCGCGGCGTGGATCTGGGTGGCGCGGCGATCGCCGATTCCCGGCACTGCCATTAGGTTCCTCGCCGCGGGTCTGCTGGTGGGCGGGCTTGGCCGGGTGGCATCACTGATCGACTCCGGACAGCCCCATCCATTTTGGATTGTCATGCTCGCCGTCGAAATCCTCATCCCCGCACTGTTTTTCGTGATCGCGGGCGCAGACGAGAAGGCTCGTTGA
- a CDS encoding TIGR03619 family F420-dependent LLM class oxidoreductase, with the protein MRFTFAEAMTDPSYYVPLAQAAEAAGYHGMTIADSLAYPYESDAKYPYTPDGNREFLEDKPFIEALTLTAALGAVTSTLRFNIFVLKLPIRPPALVAKQASSIAALTGNRLGLGVGTSPWPEDYELMNVPFAKRGKRMDECIEIIRGLTTGDYFEFHGEFYDIPKTKMCPAPTQPIPILIGGHADAALRRAARCDGWMHGGGTEDLDELLAKLNKFRDEEGTADKPFEVHVISVDGFTVDGVKRLEDKGVTDVIVGFRIPYIVGPDTEPLETKIRNLEGFAEHVVAKVNP; encoded by the coding sequence ATGCGGTTCACCTTCGCCGAGGCCATGACCGATCCGTCGTACTACGTTCCCTTGGCCCAGGCGGCCGAAGCGGCCGGCTACCACGGTATGACCATCGCAGACAGCCTGGCGTATCCCTACGAGTCGGATGCGAAGTATCCGTACACGCCCGATGGGAACCGCGAATTCCTGGAGGACAAACCGTTCATCGAGGCGTTGACGCTCACGGCGGCGCTCGGCGCCGTGACCTCGACGTTGCGGTTCAACATCTTCGTGCTCAAACTGCCGATCCGCCCGCCCGCCCTGGTGGCCAAGCAGGCCTCGTCCATCGCGGCGCTGACGGGTAACCGTCTCGGGCTCGGCGTCGGTACCAGTCCGTGGCCCGAAGACTACGAACTCATGAACGTGCCCTTCGCCAAGCGCGGTAAGCGCATGGACGAATGCATCGAGATCATCCGGGGACTGACCACCGGTGACTACTTCGAGTTCCACGGCGAGTTCTACGACATTCCCAAGACCAAGATGTGTCCCGCGCCGACGCAGCCCATCCCGATCCTCATCGGTGGACATGCCGACGCCGCACTGCGCCGTGCAGCGCGGTGTGACGGCTGGATGCATGGCGGTGGTACCGAGGACCTGGACGAGCTGCTGGCCAAGCTCAACAAATTCCGTGACGAAGAGGGGACGGCCGACAAACCCTTTGAGGTCCACGTCATCTCTGTCGACGGGTTCACCGTGGACGGGGTGAAACGCCTGGAAGACAAGGGCGTCACCGATGTCATCGTCGGCTTCCGCATTCCTTACATCGTCGGGCCGGATACCGAGCCGCTGGAGACGAAGATCAGGAACCTGGAGGGCTTCGCCGAGCACGTCGTCGCCAAGGTCAACCCCTAA
- a CDS encoding VOC family protein has product MSTRPSLASAVVYQDPSAALDWLEKAFGFERSMVITDNDGKIEHSEMRFGDGYLMVGSEWDTSVASPKSVGGRCTQTIHVQIDGDIDTHCERAEAAGAKILMRPADQFYGDRVYRAQDPEGHVWTFGQSVRAVSREDAEKASGLNIEGWV; this is encoded by the coding sequence ATGAGCACACGCCCTAGCTTGGCCTCGGCAGTCGTCTATCAAGACCCGTCGGCAGCGCTCGATTGGCTGGAGAAGGCCTTTGGTTTTGAACGGTCCATGGTCATCACCGACAACGACGGCAAGATTGAGCACTCCGAGATGCGCTTCGGGGACGGTTACCTCATGGTCGGATCCGAGTGGGATACCAGCGTCGCCAGCCCAAAGAGTGTGGGCGGTAGGTGTACCCAGACCATCCACGTACAGATCGACGGCGATATCGACACGCATTGTGAGCGGGCAGAGGCCGCCGGCGCGAAAATTCTCATGCGCCCGGCCGACCAGTTCTACGGCGATCGGGTGTACCGCGCTCAGGATCCCGAGGGGCACGTCTGGACCTTCGGCCAGTCGGTGCGGGCGGTATCGCGTGAGGACGCCGAGAAGGCCAGCGGTCTGAACATCGAGGGTTGGGTTTGA
- a CDS encoding ArsR/SmtB family transcription factor produces MTRPPPQLASIDRTLTALADPNRRRIVEVLRDQPRRAGEIAQAVGLSPAALSRHLRTLKASELVEESHPEFDARVRIYTLRPAPMAELKGWLDEIEKLWATQLLAFKEHVEREPGR; encoded by the coding sequence TTGACCCGGCCCCCGCCGCAACTCGCGAGCATCGATCGCACGCTGACCGCACTTGCCGATCCCAATCGGCGAAGAATCGTTGAGGTGCTGCGGGATCAACCGCGTCGTGCGGGGGAGATAGCGCAAGCCGTTGGCCTGAGTCCCGCAGCGCTCAGCAGGCACCTGCGGACCCTCAAGGCCAGCGAGCTGGTCGAGGAGTCGCACCCGGAGTTCGACGCGCGTGTACGCATCTACACACTGCGGCCCGCGCCTATGGCAGAACTGAAGGGGTGGCTCGACGAGATCGAGAAGCTCTGGGCTACCCAGCTTTTGGCTTTCAAAGAGCACGTCGAACGCGAGCCGGGCCGATGA
- a CDS encoding SRPBCC domain-containing protein, with product MTSRVLVSLRVGATPARAFEVFVNDIGMWWRPNTLFRFTRRRRGTLAIEPALGGRFVESYPDGTEFEIGRVTTWEPGSRLGFTWRQDGFTGDQMTTVEVRFEPVGDETRVTVEHLGWESVPQDHVARHTFPDGLFLRRHGEWWQDLLESLRARLGAS from the coding sequence ATGACGTCACGCGTACTGGTGTCGCTACGCGTGGGCGCTACGCCGGCACGTGCATTCGAGGTGTTTGTCAATGACATCGGAATGTGGTGGCGGCCCAACACCCTGTTCCGATTCACCAGGCGACGACGGGGAACTCTCGCGATCGAACCGGCGCTCGGGGGCCGTTTCGTCGAGTCATATCCGGATGGCACCGAGTTCGAAATCGGCAGGGTCACCACGTGGGAACCGGGCAGTCGGCTGGGATTTACCTGGCGCCAGGATGGTTTTACCGGCGATCAGATGACGACCGTCGAGGTGAGGTTCGAGCCGGTTGGTGACGAGACCCGGGTGACGGTGGAACATCTCGGCTGGGAGTCGGTGCCTCAGGATCACGTTGCGCGCCATACGTTTCCCGATGGGCTTTTCCTGCGGCGCCACGGCGAATGGTGGCAGGACCTTTTGGAATCACTGCGGGCCCGGCTCGGTGCGTCGTAA
- a CDS encoding alpha/beta hydrolase — protein MPPTTPTPPPAPTPIPQLPANDFHQYSHGISALGGWFPIVVQVLAVVVLVVVIGWRTRRWRLLWVPVSVAVGALGAVAAWIYMNSEGLASDPAPFRLWVWIGVFVTSVAIAVIGFPSAQWWRRGVSVVAIPVTLLAALVALNTWVGYYPTVQAAWGAVSAGPLPNEIDMSELAGLRNSKPDTGKLVQVDIPADASGFKHRGEYVYLPPAWFAGDTPPRLPVVMMIAGEFNTPADWIRTGNATQMIDEYAKTHGGQAPIFVFVDVAGSFNNDTECVNGPRGNAADHLTEDVRPYVVSEFDGSPDPANWAVVGWSMGGTCAIDLTVMHPDLFSTFVDIAGDHGPTAGTKQQTIERLYGGDASRWDAFDPRTVMAKHGPYTGVAGWFEDAIPPADSKKPSGAKRPTADTPTGIGGHDDVADDDREGAAADLCAAAQQVQISCTIHQMISGHTWQFASRTFSDALPWLAAQLHTPGSS, from the coding sequence GTGCCACCGACTACGCCGACGCCCCCTCCGGCGCCGACCCCTATCCCACAGTTGCCCGCCAACGATTTCCACCAGTACAGCCATGGGATTTCCGCTCTCGGCGGCTGGTTTCCGATCGTCGTTCAGGTGTTGGCGGTCGTGGTCTTGGTGGTGGTCATCGGATGGCGTACCCGACGGTGGCGCCTCCTCTGGGTGCCCGTGAGCGTAGCGGTCGGAGCGTTGGGCGCCGTGGCGGCGTGGATTTACATGAACTCCGAAGGGTTGGCGTCCGATCCGGCGCCTTTCAGACTATGGGTTTGGATCGGTGTCTTCGTCACCTCGGTCGCGATCGCCGTGATCGGCTTCCCCAGTGCGCAATGGTGGCGCCGTGGCGTATCGGTGGTGGCCATTCCGGTGACGCTGCTCGCGGCACTCGTCGCACTCAACACTTGGGTGGGCTACTACCCCACTGTGCAGGCAGCCTGGGGTGCGGTGTCCGCGGGCCCGCTTCCCAACGAGATCGATATGAGTGAACTTGCGGGTCTGCGTAACTCGAAGCCCGACACCGGCAAGCTCGTACAAGTGGACATCCCCGCAGATGCCAGCGGATTCAAACATCGGGGTGAGTACGTCTATCTGCCGCCGGCCTGGTTCGCCGGTGATACCCCGCCAAGGCTGCCGGTAGTGATGATGATCGCCGGCGAGTTCAACACTCCCGCCGACTGGATTCGCACGGGTAACGCCACCCAGATGATCGACGAATACGCCAAGACACACGGCGGGCAGGCGCCGATATTCGTCTTCGTGGACGTCGCGGGAAGTTTCAACAACGACACCGAATGCGTCAACGGGCCGCGCGGTAACGCCGCCGACCATCTGACCGAAGATGTTCGGCCCTATGTGGTTTCGGAGTTCGACGGATCGCCTGATCCGGCCAACTGGGCCGTGGTCGGCTGGTCGATGGGCGGCACCTGCGCTATCGACCTGACTGTCATGCACCCGGATTTGTTCTCCACCTTCGTAGACATCGCCGGCGACCACGGCCCCACCGCCGGAACCAAGCAGCAGACCATTGAGCGGCTGTACGGGGGCGACGCCTCCCGATGGGACGCATTCGACCCGCGCACCGTCATGGCAAAGCACGGGCCGTACACCGGTGTGGCCGGATGGTTCGAGGATGCGATACCACCTGCGGACAGCAAGAAACCCAGTGGCGCAAAGCGGCCCACGGCCGATACACCCACGGGTATCGGTGGGCATGATGACGTGGCCGATGATGACCGAGAGGGTGCCGCGGCAGATCTGTGCGCGGCGGCCCAGCAGGTGCAGATCTCCTGCACCATCCACCAGATGATCAGCGGACACACCTGGCAATTCGCCAGCAGAACGTTTTCCGATGCACTGCCATGGCTGGCGGCGCAGCTGCACACCCCGGGAAGTTCCTAG
- a CDS encoding SGNH/GDSL hydrolase family protein: MAGRYVALGSSMASGPGIPPRVPGSPRLAGRSARNYPHQIAERKGYQLVDVTYSGATTAHILTDAQHAAAPQIRVLDGTEELVTITIGGNDVGYVPFLIATRLPRILRALPVIGNGLAGMLDTGKQDAALAVVGDSLRTVGEQVRARAPRARVIFIDYLTLLPPENEPAPPYTQAEADNGRRIAAELAAATAHAAHAAGCEIIRASAASTGHHAWSPRPWTNRPGFPWPGRPAPLHPNEDGMTAVADLVVALLDGASNH, from the coding sequence ATGGCGGGACGTTATGTGGCATTGGGCAGTTCTATGGCGTCGGGGCCGGGCATCCCGCCGCGTGTACCGGGCTCGCCCCGACTTGCCGGGCGGTCGGCACGCAACTATCCGCACCAGATCGCCGAACGCAAGGGATATCAGCTGGTCGATGTCACTTACTCGGGGGCGACCACGGCGCATATCCTGACCGACGCACAGCACGCCGCTGCACCCCAGATCCGCGTACTCGATGGCACCGAGGAGTTGGTGACGATCACGATCGGCGGCAATGACGTCGGTTACGTGCCGTTTCTGATCGCTACCCGCCTACCGCGCATCCTGCGCGCCCTGCCGGTCATCGGAAACGGGTTGGCCGGCATGCTCGACACCGGCAAGCAGGACGCGGCGCTGGCGGTCGTGGGTGATTCCCTGCGCACGGTGGGCGAACAGGTTCGCGCTCGTGCACCGCGCGCACGCGTGATCTTCATCGACTATCTGACGCTGTTGCCGCCCGAAAACGAGCCGGCGCCGCCGTACACCCAAGCCGAGGCCGACAACGGGCGTCGCATCGCCGCCGAACTGGCGGCGGCCACCGCGCACGCGGCCCACGCCGCCGGCTGCGAGATCATCCGCGCATCGGCAGCCAGCACCGGACATCACGCATGGTCACCGCGGCCCTGGACGAACCGCCCCGGATTCCCGTGGCCGGGGCGCCCGGCGCCGCTTCACCCCAACGAGGACGGTATGACCGCGGTGGCCGATCTGGTCGTAGCCCTATTGGACGGCGCGTCTAATCACTGA
- a CDS encoding HAD family hydrolase: protein MTVSSAPDPVADIALRPAGPQVGAFFDLDGTLVAGFTPTAHARDRMRRGQASVGEVLGVLEATFRYKLGRMEFERLVVRAAGYLRGDSLAELEAVGERIFHQHNASMIYPQMCERVRAHQEQGHTVVLSSSALTIHAEPVARHLGITHVLCNHFDLDDNGLLTGGIRKPIVWGRNKATAVARFCESNNVDLQRSYFYADGEEDIDLMSLVGEPCPVNPRGRLATMAAEQGWPVLRLDDPRPRGVSSSLRAIARLTRR from the coding sequence ATGACGGTGAGTTCGGCACCCGACCCGGTCGCCGATATAGCGTTGCGCCCCGCTGGGCCGCAGGTGGGAGCCTTCTTCGACCTGGACGGCACCCTGGTGGCCGGATTCACCCCGACGGCTCACGCCCGTGATCGGATGCGCCGTGGTCAGGCGAGTGTCGGTGAGGTTCTCGGAGTTCTGGAGGCCACCTTCCGGTACAAGCTGGGCCGCATGGAATTCGAGCGTTTGGTGGTGCGCGCCGCCGGATATCTGCGCGGCGACTCGCTGGCCGAGCTCGAAGCCGTCGGCGAACGAATCTTCCACCAGCACAATGCCTCGATGATCTATCCACAGATGTGCGAGCGCGTACGAGCACATCAGGAGCAGGGCCACACCGTGGTACTGAGCTCCTCGGCGCTGACCATTCATGCCGAACCAGTGGCGCGCCACCTCGGAATAACCCACGTGCTGTGCAACCACTTCGACCTCGACGACAACGGACTGCTCACCGGGGGCATCCGCAAGCCCATCGTGTGGGGCCGCAACAAGGCAACCGCGGTCGCGCGCTTCTGCGAGTCCAATAATGTTGACTTGCAACGGAGTTACTTCTATGCCGACGGGGAGGAAGACATCGATCTGATGTCTCTCGTCGGCGAGCCCTGCCCGGTCAACCCGCGTGGCCGGCTCGCCACCATGGCGGCCGAGCAGGGTTGGCCGGTCTTGCGGTTGGACGATCCGAGACCACGCGGGGTGAGCTCGTCGCTACGCGCGATCGCCCGGCTGACTCGCCGATAG
- a CDS encoding FAD-binding oxidoreductase, translated as MLDPQPHRTQTPALVTRRAVLSAGAIMALGAASIAGCSPAHPKDRLAASGWEDLRRRISGTLTVRGENGFDAAARTFNPLFDTNHPAAVAFCASEQDVACCVEFASGAGIPIAARSGGHSFAGYCVPNDGLVVDLGRMATVSMTGTRAKIGSGARLIDVYAAVSGAGRMLAGGSCPTVGIAGLTLGGGVGVLTRRFGLTCDQLASARVVTADGAIRDLSSESESDLFWAIRGGGGGNFCIATEFTFDTAEASELTVFTLDYAPGELATIMRRWLAFMDDAPDELWTTLHAVGGATPHGRIVGCIAKTDDPQALVDGLRAAIGISPSDRFVADMTYIDAMKFMGGCSTLTVAQCHPSWEGAGTGQLQREAFVASSRMIPHAAVDTAAIEMILVGTPGLTFILDSLGGAVSRIPAAATAFAHRTALASLQIYHGVGADPSAAYRRVDEARDRLGEICGTAAYVNYIDPRLPDWAAAYYGDNLPRLRQIATTYDPDGVFGFAQAVRP; from the coding sequence GTGTTGGACCCCCAACCGCATCGCACGCAAACTCCTGCGCTGGTCACCAGGCGTGCGGTGCTGTCCGCGGGGGCGATCATGGCGCTCGGCGCCGCGTCGATCGCCGGATGCTCACCGGCACACCCCAAGGATCGACTCGCGGCTTCTGGATGGGAAGACCTGCGCCGCAGGATATCCGGAACGCTCACGGTGCGTGGCGAGAACGGGTTTGATGCGGCAGCGCGGACGTTCAATCCTCTTTTCGACACGAATCATCCAGCTGCGGTTGCCTTCTGTGCCTCCGAGCAGGATGTGGCGTGCTGCGTGGAGTTCGCATCGGGTGCTGGGATCCCGATCGCGGCACGCAGCGGTGGTCACAGCTTTGCCGGCTATTGCGTTCCGAATGACGGACTGGTGGTCGATCTCGGGCGCATGGCAACGGTCTCGATGACCGGGACGCGGGCAAAGATCGGGTCGGGGGCGCGTCTGATAGATGTCTATGCGGCTGTGTCCGGGGCCGGCCGGATGCTTGCCGGCGGTTCCTGTCCCACCGTGGGCATCGCGGGATTGACCCTCGGCGGCGGGGTAGGGGTTCTCACTCGCAGGTTCGGGCTGACCTGCGACCAACTGGCATCCGCCAGGGTGGTAACCGCGGATGGTGCGATCCGAGACCTGTCGTCGGAATCCGAGTCCGACCTGTTCTGGGCCATTCGCGGGGGTGGCGGCGGAAACTTCTGCATTGCAACGGAGTTCACCTTTGACACCGCCGAAGCTAGCGAGCTTACGGTGTTCACGCTCGATTACGCGCCGGGGGAACTGGCTACGATCATGCGCCGGTGGCTGGCGTTCATGGACGATGCGCCGGACGAATTGTGGACGACGCTGCACGCCGTGGGCGGCGCTACTCCGCATGGCCGGATCGTGGGCTGCATCGCCAAAACGGACGATCCACAGGCACTCGTAGACGGTCTCCGCGCCGCGATCGGCATCAGTCCATCCGATCGATTCGTCGCCGACATGACCTATATCGACGCCATGAAGTTCATGGGTGGGTGCTCAACACTGACTGTGGCCCAGTGTCATCCGTCGTGGGAGGGGGCAGGTACCGGTCAACTGCAACGCGAGGCGTTTGTGGCATCCTCCCGGATGATCCCGCACGCCGCAGTCGACACCGCCGCAATAGAGATGATCCTCGTGGGCACGCCGGGGCTGACGTTCATCCTGGATAGCCTGGGCGGTGCAGTCAGCCGAATTCCCGCTGCCGCTACAGCTTTTGCCCATCGAACGGCGCTCGCCTCCCTCCAGATCTACCATGGTGTCGGCGCCGACCCGTCGGCCGCGTATCGCCGCGTGGACGAGGCGCGGGACCGGCTCGGTGAGATCTGCGGTACCGCCGCGTACGTGAACTACATCGATCCGCGTTTACCCGATTGGGCCGCAGCGTATTACGGAGACAACCTGCCACGACTGCGACAGATCGCCACGACCTACGATCCCGACGGAGTCTTCGGGTTCGCCCAGGCGGTACGCCCTTAG
- a CDS encoding MBL fold metallo-hydrolase yields MTTKTSNVRQIRSDLWETRTDNPFPGLTTHAYLWVRPKGNVLFYSPATEADFEAIAELGGVAHQYLSHQDEAGPMLAVVKQRFGSKLHASAREESEISTHTDIDVPTTQRHVDDNGVEVIPTPGHSVGSTSYLVTGTDGERYLFTGDTMFPTETGSWSTFLVPGRGNTDELSASLDLLADTVPNVVISSAYGGDTAVYELAPGRWGQLIAQARQSLQRD; encoded by the coding sequence ATGACAACGAAGACATCGAATGTGCGCCAGATTCGATCAGACCTGTGGGAGACACGCACGGACAACCCCTTCCCCGGGCTGACCACTCACGCCTACCTGTGGGTCCGCCCCAAAGGAAACGTCTTGTTCTACAGCCCCGCCACCGAGGCGGACTTCGAAGCGATTGCCGAGTTGGGTGGAGTCGCCCACCAGTACCTTTCCCATCAGGACGAGGCAGGCCCCATGCTCGCCGTCGTGAAGCAGCGATTCGGATCGAAACTGCACGCATCCGCCCGCGAGGAAAGTGAGATCAGCACACACACCGACATCGATGTCCCGACTACGCAGCGTCACGTGGACGACAACGGCGTCGAAGTGATTCCCACACCGGGTCATTCCGTCGGCAGCACAAGCTATCTGGTGACGGGTACCGACGGTGAGAGATACCTCTTCACCGGGGACACCATGTTCCCGACCGAGACCGGATCGTGGTCCACCTTCCTGGTCCCAGGCCGGGGGAATACCGACGAGCTGTCAGCGAGCCTGGACCTGCTGGCAGACACCGTCCCGAATGTCGTCATCTCCAGCGCGTATGGCGGGGACACCGCGGTGTACGAGCTCGCGCCGGGCCGGTGGGGACAACTCATCGCACAGGCACGGCAGAGCCTGCAGCGCGACTAA
- a CDS encoding SRPBCC family protein, whose translation MTEDVRVVSASRVIDAPAAVLFELIADPARQREWDGNENLAEAAPGQRVHAVGDVFVMTLTNTHVRENRIVEFDEARRIAWLPSEVGKEPPGHLWRWELEPVGDGSRTRVTHTYDWTNLTDENRLPRARLTTPERLQASVDRLGALAESGA comes from the coding sequence ATGACTGAGGATGTCCGAGTGGTCTCGGCGAGCCGTGTAATAGATGCACCCGCCGCGGTGCTCTTTGAACTCATCGCCGACCCCGCGCGGCAGCGAGAATGGGACGGCAACGAGAACCTTGCCGAGGCGGCCCCGGGCCAACGGGTTCATGCCGTGGGTGACGTGTTCGTGATGACCCTGACCAATACCCACGTCCGGGAAAACCGCATCGTGGAGTTCGACGAGGCGCGCCGGATCGCGTGGCTACCGTCAGAAGTGGGCAAGGAGCCGCCGGGCCATCTCTGGCGATGGGAACTGGAGCCGGTCGGCGATGGCAGCCGCACTCGGGTGACGCACACATATGACTGGACGAATCTCACCGATGAGAACAGACTGCCCCGGGCTCGTCTCACCACGCCGGAACGGCTGCAAGCATCGGTGGACAGACTCGGCGCGCTCGCCGAATCGGGCGCGTAG
- a CDS encoding TetR/AcrR family transcriptional regulator, producing the protein MSSTTAPPDRDAASATRVLAPSDRLLRTAADLFATQGIRAVGIDQILREAGVAKASLYSSYGSKDALIVAYLEELDQRDRNRWNAAVATQRNPKAKVLTFFDLATAAAQARNFRGCLYANAATEFPGTEWEPVRRHREWFRATVAALLREAGISHPDNLTRQVQLLYDGALTASKIEKSVAPITLARKLTRELIG; encoded by the coding sequence ATGAGTTCCACGACAGCACCCCCGGACCGCGACGCCGCTTCGGCTACTCGTGTGCTCGCTCCGTCCGACCGACTGCTTCGTACTGCCGCAGATCTCTTTGCGACGCAGGGTATTCGCGCTGTGGGAATTGATCAGATACTGCGCGAGGCAGGGGTTGCCAAGGCGAGTCTGTACAGCAGCTACGGATCAAAGGACGCGCTCATCGTTGCCTACCTCGAAGAATTGGATCAGCGTGATCGCAACCGCTGGAATGCGGCGGTGGCGACGCAACGCAATCCCAAAGCGAAAGTCCTGACGTTCTTCGATCTCGCAACCGCCGCCGCGCAAGCAAGGAATTTCCGCGGCTGTCTGTATGCCAATGCCGCTACCGAGTTCCCCGGAACGGAGTGGGAACCGGTGCGAAGGCATCGTGAGTGGTTCCGCGCGACCGTGGCCGCACTGTTGCGCGAGGCAGGGATATCGCACCCTGACAATCTCACCCGGCAGGTGCAGCTGCTCTACGACGGCGCGTTGACCGCCTCGAAGATTGAGAAATCAGTTGCGCCGATAACGCTGGCGCGCAAACTCACTCGTGAGTTGATCGGCTAG
- a CDS encoding DUF4242 domain-containing protein codes for MTLHLYEIALDPADSTDATRLLKEIDGRVHRDGGELIEAQVTREARRIFVIAEFQGEAPRLDSDALRVDSVSGPHSVRLVGADLGQLKSVRPVAGYLVEWDLPADLDMQTYLARKKAKAPKYADVPEVSFLRTYVREDMDKCLCFYDAPDEEAVLRARKAVDTPVDRLHGLGDISL; via the coding sequence GTGACGCTGCATCTCTACGAAATCGCCCTTGACCCTGCCGATAGCACCGATGCCACACGACTGCTCAAGGAGATCGACGGGCGGGTGCATCGCGATGGCGGTGAATTGATCGAAGCTCAGGTGACACGTGAGGCCCGCCGGATCTTCGTCATCGCCGAGTTTCAGGGTGAGGCCCCGCGGTTGGACTCCGATGCGCTGCGCGTGGACTCGGTCTCCGGACCGCACTCGGTTCGGCTGGTCGGCGCCGATCTTGGCCAGCTGAAGTCTGTGCGGCCGGTTGCCGGATATCTCGTGGAATGGGATCTGCCTGCGGACCTGGACATGCAGACGTACCTGGCGCGCAAGAAAGCCAAAGCGCCTAAGTACGCCGATGTGCCAGAAGTCAGCTTTCTGCGCACGTATGTCCGTGAAGACATGGACAAGTGCCTGTGCTTCTACGACGCTCCTGATGAAGAGGCGGTGCTCCGTGCGCGCAAGGCCGTTGACACCCCCGTCGACAGACTGCACGGACTGGGAGATATCTCGCTATGA
- a CDS encoding acyl-CoA dehydrogenase family protein produces the protein MTAAVTRDIEAVLERVGDAVSARASALDSNETDVRTDISALGAEGLFDAGLAGADLVPMVRVIERVATSSLAVGFSAWAHRMTIEYVSLAPEALRTEHLPGLRAGRRPGVTAMAAGLKQVAGLGEVPLRATTHPDGLRITGPIRWASNVFPDSLMVLPARGADGATFVVVVDVNADGIRIDRPPNLMALTATASTSLQLDDLHVPTENVISTDLRGFVARIRPAFLLLQTAFCAGVSSAAIRGAESARGELTGQFATELVELTQRNRVLRDRLYAFAAAPSEPGTAELLRLRLDAAGLAGQASRLEVTMAGGAGYALGTSANRRFREAAFLPIQSPSEGQLRWELTQYE, from the coding sequence ATGACAGCCGCCGTGACCAGGGATATCGAGGCAGTGTTGGAGCGCGTCGGTGATGCGGTTTCAGCCAGGGCATCAGCTCTGGACTCCAATGAGACCGATGTCCGAACAGACATTTCCGCCCTGGGCGCGGAAGGCCTGTTCGATGCGGGTCTAGCCGGCGCAGACCTAGTGCCCATGGTGCGGGTTATCGAACGAGTTGCCACGAGCAGTCTGGCTGTGGGCTTCTCGGCGTGGGCACATCGCATGACCATCGAGTATGTAAGTCTGGCTCCAGAAGCCCTGCGCACCGAGCACCTGCCCGGGCTGAGAGCGGGTCGCCGTCCAGGCGTCACCGCGATGGCTGCCGGCCTCAAACAGGTTGCGGGGCTGGGGGAGGTGCCGCTGCGTGCCACCACGCACCCGGACGGACTACGCATCACCGGCCCGATTCGATGGGCTTCCAATGTATTCCCCGACTCATTGATGGTGCTACCCGCCCGAGGGGCAGATGGCGCCACCTTTGTAGTGGTGGTCGATGTCAACGCGGACGGAATACGCATCGATCGACCGCCGAACCTGATGGCATTGACGGCCACGGCTTCGACATCGCTGCAGCTCGATGATCTCCACGTCCCCACCGAGAACGTGATCAGCACCGACTTACGGGGCTTCGTCGCCCGAATCCGCCCAGCCTTTCTCCTGCTCCAGACAGCCTTCTGTGCCGGGGTCAGCAGTGCCGCGATTCGCGGCGCAGAATCGGCGCGTGGCGAGCTCACCGGACAGTTCGCCACCGAGCTCGTTGAGCTCACGCAGCGGAATCGCGTTCTGCGCGATCGTCTCTACGCGTTCGCGGCAGCACCATCTGAACCGGGCACCGCCGAACTTCTCCGGTTGCGGCTCGACGCCGCCGGTCTTGCCGGTCAGGCGTCTCGGCTGGAGGTCACCATGGCCGGCGGCGCCGGGTACGCACTGGGAACCTCGGCGAACCGGCGGTTTCGCGAGGCCGCCTTCCTACCTATCCAATCGCCCTCGGAAGGACAGCTGCGGTGGGAACTGACGCAGTACGAATAA